Proteins from a genomic interval of Dendropsophus ebraccatus isolate aDenEbr1 chromosome 6, aDenEbr1.pat, whole genome shotgun sequence:
- the SELENOT gene encoding thioredoxin reductase-like selenoprotein T produces MAVRCVPWLLLVSGIVAAVLSSASADGNGVPSKKLRMQYTAGPLLKFQICISUGYRRVFEEYMRVISQRYPDIRIEGENYLPHPFYRHIASFLSVFKLVLIGLIIVGKDPFAFFGMQAPGLWQWGQENKVYACMMVFFLSNMIENQCMSTGAFEITLNDVPVWSKLESGHLPSMQQLVQIIDNEMKLNVHMDAIPNHHRS; encoded by the exons ATGGCTGTGCGGTGCGTTCCTTGGCTGCTGCTGGTGAGCGGCATTGTAGCCGCTGTACTGAGCTCCGCCTCGGCGGACGGGAACGGTGTACCGAGCAAGAAGCTGAGGATGCAGTACACGGCGGGGCCGCTGCTCAAGTTTCAGATCTG TATCTCCTGAGGTTACCGGCGGGTGTTTGAAGAGTACATGCGGGTTATTAGCCAGCGGTACCCAGACATCCGCATAGAAGGGGAGAATTACCTGCCCCACCCCTTTTATAG ACACATCGCATCGTTCCTGTCAGTCTTCAAGTTAGTATTAATAGGCTTAATAATTGTCGGAAAGGATCCCTTTGCGTTTTTTGGCATGCAAGCACCGGGTCTTTGGCAGTGGGGACAAGAAAACAAG GTCTATGCCTGTATGATGGTTTTCTTCCTGAGCAACATGATTGAGAACCAGTGTATGTCCACCGGAGCCTTTGAGATCACTTTGAATG atgtACCTGTGTGGTCAAAGCTAGAATCTGGTCATCTCCCATCAATGCAGCAACTTGTCCAAATTATTGATAATGAAATGAAGCTAAATGTTCACATGGATGCGATTCCCAACCACCACCGTTCATAG